The nucleotide sequence atgcTACCGCTAGCTGCACTCGTCGTCAACGGCGACGCTGGCTTTCTTCGCTAGCTAGCTTAGCCTAGCTTTTCACGGCAAGAAGTTGCTCGCCCGACCATCCACGCTAGCCTCCTTCCGCTCCGAGAAAAAGCGCCCGTTTCACACGGAACACGTCTCTGAACGGCTGGCAGCTTGTTCCACGACCACGGCCGTAAAACACACACCGATACgtgcaaaaaaaaccacaaaaaaaacaaccccaaTGACTGTTTTATCCTGAAAACCGTGGGACCGGGAGGGAGCAACATGTTACCCACCCAGCGCTAGGACCCGGCAGGGTCTTTGTTTGGGTAACACGGTTAGCTCTGTCCTCCGTTTCCACGAAAATAAACCCCGCGGATTTGGTTAAATGGCTTCGCGGCTGCCGGTGTCTGCGTCGGAGTGCGTCCTTACCATCCGCCGCCGTCACGCCGGCCCACTCGGCCCAGGCGCTCCAGCTTTGACCCACGAAATCATCGAGGCTAGGCACCCGCCGATCCAGAGCAGCCATTGCTTTTGCTGCGCGTTCACGCACCGCCATCATCACTGCGCGGCGATCTACTTACGTCATCTCTCGCGCCCTCGGCAGGATAGGAACTTCCTGCGTGCGCGTTCGtgtcacacccacacacccacacacacacacacacacaggttggaGCAGAAAGTTTCTCAATGATGTCATTTCTTCTTTTCCGGCCGCTTCAAAGACTTAAAACACGAagataaataagaaataattttTCCCTTCGTGTGTGAAGTTTCTGACCTgcttttaacaaaaataaaagtttcaaaTATAACATGAAACATCTGCAGCCTACAATTGGATCCACCTTTCTTAATTAAGCACATGTAGAATTCTGTGGAGGCCCTTTAAGCTGCTGCAGACATGACACATATCAAGGTACAAGGTTCTGGCTTGCACTCCTGgagaatcttagcccattcctcccTGGCAAAGGCATCCAGTTCCAGAATATCCACACTGCAAACATCTTCAATGAAAATTTGGTCGAGCAAGAATGTGTATGATGGGCAGAATGGCCTTCAGCCACCTAAAAACAcaggtttccatggagacaatTGAATAGCCATTCCAAATACTAAAAGTCTTTCGCTTTCCCCCGTCGGTTCTTCCTTCATAACTGCAGCTGGAATCTGGTCCCATCAGGCTGCACAGCTGTGAATTTGGTACCATCCATGACAATACTTcaacacaaagaagaagaagaagaaaaccagaGATGGTGATGTCACTGACAGGCAGGAAGAAAAGCCTTTTTATTAGACACCTTTGGGAACTGAAGGATGCTCAAAATGTCCGTAAACGTGAGGGTGCGCGTGGAAAAAGTACAAACTCATTCATCAACTTCCCTGTAATCGAGACGGCAAGACGAGCGGCCGCTGCTCGTGTTTACAACGCCAGATAATCCGTTGTTTTGAACAAACAAAGCCTAAAATACTCAAGTTAGAAGATTCATTCCATGAAGAATCACGTTTCCCTCCAAACTAAACCAGGAATCATCTCTTAAAATTGTAGAGCATCGTAATGTGTCGAAGGTCAATAAGTCCAGCGACTCAAACCGGAGCGCCGCCCGAACGCAAAGCAAAGCAAGCGTGGAGAAACTACCGGCAGCGAcgcagagcagggggggggggggagggggcggcaAACGCAGCTCTCCTTTCCCActttacaaaacaaatgaacGTAAATCGACGAGGCTTTCCTAGTGGGAAACGCCAACAGAATCCCGACGGCGCCGTGAAATGCAGACCAGAATAACCGTGAGCTACGTATAAATAATGTCACTGCGCATCGACTTCGGGCAGCGGATCAGACGGCCCGCTGCTCAGTTCAGGAAACACGTGGGATTACGCAGCGGGGATCAGTCTTTCATctaacaaacaaatatatatatttgaattttTAAACTCAACCAATGAAATTACAGGATTACAGTACTCATCCGTGCGTGGCCTTTATCTACCGAGAACAGGCCCGAGGTTTGAAGGCACTCTGGGTTAACGTCTGCGGGGACGGGTTCGGTCCATTAAGCCGGTCCTTCtgacgtcgggggggggggcgatgtgCTACCGCGGAGAACGCCCTGCTGATCGCCAAACACATTTGGTTTTAGCTTTGAAGGCGTACATTCATGGCAGCTCTCGTTTGTGATTTTAAGGCGGACTTTATAAAAGAACGCGGAACATGTCGGCGACGGCCGACCGGCTTAACTTGGCAAATTAAAGGGCGTTTCTGAAGGTCAACGTCAGAGACCAGCGTTGGGCACAAATCATTTtctactgtggggggggggcagcgcgcCAATGCCCCGAGGATCCCTCGGTGACACGGCTAGGGTCCGGGGGCACCTCCTTCATCCATGGGGGGTGGCGGGACGGGATCCTTGTGGAAAGGAGTTTCCTTGTAGATGAACCAGCAGTTACCAGCCCACAAGATCAGGTTCAGAAAGCCGAAGATCTGCGGAAAGTCGGGGGAAAACAAAAGGGATTCTTTGAAAACAGCCGCTTCTGCTGGACCCGCACGGCTTCTCCTCTAGCCTCAGGCCTCCTACGGATGAGCGGCGCCGTGCGGAGCGTCGCGTTGACACCACTTACCACCGAGGCGTTCAGGCGGCCCATGTGGGGGAAGTCTCCCGGCTTGCAGGTCCCGCCGCAGGCGTGCGCGACGAACTCCGGGTCGGTGGCGTTCTTCACGTCAGTCAGGCCTTTGGCCCAGGCGGACGAGGACACGAGCCACAGGAAGGCAAAGACAGCGGTCAGCACCAGGTCCTGAGAGCCGAGACACAGGCGTTAATATTAATGCCTGCAGCCGTCCACTCATTTCACGGGAGATGTTGGATCTGTGTCATTTTGGATTTTTACAGCGCCTATTTCTCACTTTTAAAACTATTCTAAGTGTAAGTGCTTTGCTctcgtgggtcaagttgggttccgtctttccctgctaatcctgtaaagcgccttgagatgactttctgttgcgatccggcgctatagaaataaaactgaatgaaGGCGGAGCATTTTCTTCACGCTTAAACAGAACCGTTTTTTAAACTGCGCcatcacctgctgcaggtagtTTCCAAGACGTTGTCGTGCCTCgtgtgtgagagaaactaaAAAAGGGTTGGAAAACAAAGGCCAGCTCGGTGTGTGGACGCGAAGGGGCGGAGCCACACGGACAGAGATCCTCGCCGAGCACAGGGTGTGTACTCACGATGATGGGGCCGCGGCTGGTCTGGCGGTAGACGTTCTGGTAGCCCAGGTAGAGGACCAGCGTGGCGGTGCAGTAGAGGAACCCAAACACGCCGACGCACACGAAGAACTCGGCCGAGGAGGAGAAGTCGCCCTGCAGGAAGGCCGGAGAGGTGGCGCTGCCGTTGCACGACGGCACCTGATACGGCTTCGACTGCAACCTGAAGGGAGGCGGGACAAGAGAAGGCGTCTCAGCAGATGCTCGCTGACGGGCTTCGCTCTGTTGCTGTGAGGTTTCCGGAGAAAACGAGGCCTCACCTGGGGCGAAGCGTCTGTCCACGGAGGGCAGGAGGAAGAAGTATGACAGGATCAAGTAAGATTCCAGCAACACAGACCGATTAACAGAACCTTGAAGTCGTCTACGAGGAGTCGTTAGTCAGAATAAACTCAAtcctcttctggattatcagaTTATTAACACATTGCAAGCCTGATTCTGAGTTTAATCACACATCTATGGGCCGGTGTCCCATCACAACACACCCATTTGTtttaactaaaataaaatatttagacAGCGTGCAAGTGGGACCAGGTAGAATTCACAAGTGCGATTGCGTCGTTACTTTCTGCCCCTGTCAGCGTTTGAAACACAGTTCATACTTTTCACCAGATGATGGCAGCAATGAGGACGAATCAGAGAATCCCGTCCCACCAGCTAATGGCAGATCAGCTCCAGATCACGCCGTACCTGAAAGGGTAGCCGAAGTCCGCATGGACAGTCTTCTCACCCGCGGTGCAGGAGACAGAGAAGGTGGTTGACCCCGAGTAACCTCCGGCGGTGGCAAAGGCAAAGATGGAGAACACCTTTCGATGAAGACAAATGCGTGAAGAGCTTTTAGTTTTACAATTTATGACTTCATTAAAAACTTAACTCACATCCGcgcagaaattaaattaaagtcttTCAGGTACAAATATTTGAGAGCATTTAATCACATTTCCGTTCATCCTCCCGGAATGAAATGATATTATCAACACATCAGCGCCGACCCGCTGCACCAACAAGCCTCAAGTACAGACACAGCACAGACGCCGTTTTGCAGCACGTGTGTGACTGTTGCTGGGATGCGTTCATAAATCTTATAATCTTCACTGCACCGAGACGAAACGTTGGCAAAGCGGGATCAATAAATGTGACTTCTTAAGCCGTTCATTAACGGAATACTTATTGCGTagttgttttcatatttcatgagAATGAACGTCAGAAAATGTTTCTTCTGGActgaggaagaaaaacaagccGATATGTGAACAACGctgacagagcagcaggaagagcgGCGGGCAATCCAGACCACTTCCTGCCACCTCTAACATGAACTTCCGCCATTACGGCGTCCTACGAGAGTCGACTGCGGTGCGTTTGGAGCAGCTCCTCTTCGTCTGCAGCATGAATGCTCCACGCTGACGCGCACGTCTGAGGAGTTTAGAGttacaaatcccccccccccccccccccccccccacgcccagGACATCCTTTCTCCAATGAAAAGCATCTGATGAGAGCACGTGATTCTCATTTCCGTACTTTCTCAAGAATAATCCTTTTGTTCACTTCCACCCACAACTATCATCAATGCACATTCCCAAATCATCAGGGTCCTTTTCAAGTACACAATGGTGTGTACAATAGGACGAAGAACAGGGCCATCAGAGGCGCTGCAGCACTGTAGCAACAGCAAGACAAACAGCTTCAGGCCCGCCAAGGACCGCCGGAATGGGTTTCATCTTTCAGGTTTCTCTGGATTGCTGCACAATCTCTCAGCTTTCATCGACCCACCCAACCTGACAGCACCCCAAATAAACCCTCCACCGTCCCCACCCGGCCCCCCACAGGCTGCAGGATGCATTCCTGACCGTGGAGTAGTAGCAGGATAGATGAGAGACACCAGTTCAGCAATTTAGCTTTTAATAAACCTCCACACGCAAACGCAGGAACTGAACGGCAAAAACAGACGCGATTACAAGAATAGCTAAACCATCCTTCAACCAACTCTGAAAATGTCAGCTGTTACTGGCTAATGTCCGGACATGTGTACTGCATACGGGCCAGTTTGGCTTACGGTAGCATTAAAATATCTACCCACAGTATTTCacaagaggagggaggaaaataTTTATAATACTAACGATGCTTCACCATGGAAGAATTTTGTGCATTTCAGCCTCGAGATCAAAGATGGCCAACATTAAATTTAACTTGCGGAACTTCGTATTCCGCAAGGCACGCCAATGTCTGAAGCAGCAAAAAGCCAAATCCAAACACGCAAATGCGAACAACACGAGCCGCCAAACTGTCAGCCGTGTTTTCACAGGCAGCGTCACAAGATTCAAACAACTCTGAAGCAAGTTCCAAATCTAAGAGTAGATTACGTTAAACCAATAGGAAGACGATCATGCTGGACTTTCTGGTTTCGCTTGGTGTCGCTTCATAAAGACAGACAGTTTAGCATTTAATTAAAGCGCTATAGAGGAACTCGGCTTGTGTAGATTCTGACTCAACAATATGGTCGACATTCTTTACATTGAGGGTTTTGACATTTAGagggagggttagggttaacgaTAAACTGTAACAGCAGAATAGAGTTAAAGTCCGGGGCACGGCTGCTGCACACAGCATGGAAACGTCCAACAGGACATAGCTGCAGCACAAGCCCACGCctttaccacacacacagccctgctGCTGGTGTAAGGAAGAAGATATCATGGCACGCCATTCTGCACACAGCCCGCTGCGAACGTTAGCGCACATTTACAGGGGCCATTCCTGAACCGGTTTCTTTTTTTAGCGTACGGTCCATTCAGATTCCTCATTAAGAAGTCAGCAACACAGACGTAGCGATATTTGGAGCACGTTGGAGCTGTAGTTCATCCACACTACTTGATAGTGAGCAGCTGGGCCTTCAACcacagtgacgtcacaccgaCTCACGTCTCTGCCTTCAGTCCTTACATGAACAATTCAGACCAGCTGCTGCGTGAGCCGAGCCGCAAATCAGAATGGCAAGGAAACCTTTATCAGTCTGCACCTCCAAGGGttaatgaatgcatttaatGGCTCACAGCGCTTTGTGGTGTTTAAATAACACGCAACAGTTTAGTTCATATCACGCACATGGTGGCCGAAACAACGCTAGAGAGATGTGGACTTTGTTTTTAAGAGACACTTTCAAAACTTCACTTACCCATTCTAGAACTCGAATAAATCCAATGGGCTCTTTCAGCGGTCCGAGGTCCAGAGTAAACCCGGAAGTCATTCTCTGTGTTGTAGAAACAAAGGCACAGAAACGTTTAGCTAGGTTAGCCCCACGTAGAACGTAACCTACTTTCACGTTAGCGCCGCAAAGGCTACCTGCTTGTCACCTTGCGGCTAACTGGCCCTGCCCTTGCTAACCTCATGCTAACGCTAACTTGTCAACCCGAGTATTCGGCCAAGCTAACCCACCTTAGCAGCGTCCATTTAGATGTGAAGCGACGACTCTGTCGGATTTCACTCAACGGTTAGCACGTACGTGACTCTTAACGCGAACTTGTACTCCGTTTCAGCGAGAACCGTGGCGGGCAAACGGCGGCAAAGGACTGACAGCGCGCGGAACAGAAACAGCCAGGCAAGCAATAGGAGCACCATCTGTCAATCACAGACAAGTGACCCGCCCCCCAAAACTCACCAAAATAAGACAAACTCCGCCCCTActtcatgtaccggtacttcaaaataaaatagaacaccTCGGCGACGCagctcttggtatctttatacgccaaccatgaaaagttaaagtgaatcggagtcgatgtgtatttttaactgtttttttaatccataattGGGGTGTATCCGTATCAACATTTTATGGAATCTAAATAGACAAAGTCctattttcagatttatttcatcaagatccatccagcagattTCCGTAAATTAGCAGGATTTTCTTTCAGCAATATAGCCTACAATAcagtacataaaataaaaagtaaagttCGTCACCCAGAAACAACGCTTGTGCTTGTGGTTGTATGTTGCATTAGCTAATTATTCTTATTGTCATAATCATTACTGATACTAGGATGTTTTGGTTCTCGTGTCGTAGTGGgatttctctgggttctccggattccttccacctccaaaaacatgcattttaggtgaattgatcactccaaattgtctgtattgACTCGTATGTGTGAAgagagctgctgattggttgatattATGGTACGCCAATCAGAAACAGAGCTGGGCGGGCTAATGCGTCAGCATAGTATGCCTATAACAGCCGCCACCCGCTTCACCCATAGGATTCACCCCTGAGTAATATTTCGAATGCTACTACGTTGAAGGCGGATTATAACCTCGCTCTGCCGCTGATTGATTGGATTGGTTGAGTTGATTAGGTGTAGCCAATGAGAGTGATAAGAATCATCCAATCAAATGTAGAGTAGGGCGGGTCTTAGTATCGCCATAGTAGGATTCGTAAATTCCCGTTGGTATTTTTATCGTACATCCGCCATTTTGCTGAAGTCTTATGGTAACAAGCTCGGATCAAGTCCTCCTCCACTACTtaattttccctttttttaaaaaatctgaaaCTGGTAATCAAATACTGTATACTTTCTTTACACAATACACCAGCCTCTTAACGTAGTGTTAGAATACGAAACGTAAAAGAaaggaatatatataaaagaaaggaaCAGCAGTCTTCGACGTTCAGCTAATGCTAACGATAAGGTCGCGAGAAACTGTCGGTTAAGGTAGGTCTCGAAAATGCAGCGTTAAGTGAAATAACTgatttgtgtgaatgttttgcCAGGTAGCGCATACACCACTGCGCGTTGATGTTCTGAGAACAGCCACTAGTTTTCTGGTCTGAGTAGAAATGTGGGAAAAACGCAAAGCTGTTTTCGCCGAAGttagttagcatgctaacgcgGGCCGATGTTTACCGCTCGGTTATAACAGTATAACCACAACCCGTGAAGCGAACGGCGTTGATTGTCTCCTTATATTTGCATCGTTGTTGTCGAAGTTAATGTGTTGGAAGCGGACAAAAAGGatctgagtgtgtttgatgagggtcagattgcgATGGCGGCGTGGCGCTTTGGGCCGTGTTCTGTTGGAGAACCTTGGGTCCTGCCATCCATGTGGACGGCGCCctcccgcctcccgcctccctAAATATTGTCTCTGACCAAGTGCATCCTTTAATGGAGGCGGTATTCCCTGATGGCAGTggactcctgcagcaggaaaggTCCAGAAATGGTTCAAAGAGAACCATTTTGAGTCAACGCCTCAAATTGGTTCTCTTGGACCCCCCCTAGTTCCTCGGATCCGAGTCCAACGGAGCATATTTGGGCTGTACTGGGCGAACTAGTCCGATCCGCGGCGTTCCCGCCTCGCAGCTTGCAGGACTTAAAGGATCTGCTGCTGACCATCTTGGTGCCGGATCCCACAGCACCCCTTCAGGGTTCTGGTGGAGTCCATGCCGCAAAGGGTCAGTGCAGTTGTGGTGGCagaaggaggggggagggggggggggggctacataaCAGGCAGGTGGCTGATAGGTGCGTGTCTAGCATATCTTCAACCAGCACGGATTCATTTACGTGCTGCGTCGTCGATTCTCTCCGGCCGTCTCGGATAGAACGACTGacgttccccccccccgaccgtgGCCCCCGGATGAGAGCTCGATGTGGTGGCGACGTCGGTTAACGGCGTCGGATGGAAGTCGGAGTTCTGGATGCTGATCAGCAGCGTTTGATTAGAGTAGTGATCATGAAGTCAAGGGAATGAGCTTCTTCCGTGCGTCTTAACATTGAAATTCAGTTCTCAAATCCGTGACTCGTGAATCATCTCGCtgttctgacccggttctgatcGCCTCTTGCTTCATCGGTCGATGTGCCTCATTAttctgttgctgtgtgtgtaactgtCCAGTCgtctcctttgtgtttgtgcacgacTCGTGTCTCTTTGTAACCCTTTCAGTGCCACCTggagtgttttctttgttcGTTTCTTAGGTGTAAAACCGTCCGCTTGGCCCCTTGTGGGAGTCTCTGGATGTGGAGAACTTGAAAACACAATGGGAGaagatttttttcctttctcttcttcaaAATTGGCAATCGACAGCCGAGAATCTGTAGAGGCTCCAATGTCTTGCCTTGTCCCCTTTCGGGCTTCGCTCCAATGCCAAGTGTGCCAAATTGCCTCCGAGCCCGAGAAGAAGCTGAGGATATTTTTTTGACCTACTTTCCCCCCTTTTCTGCTATTTTTGccatatttttttggggggggagatCTTTTTGATAATAtcctatttatttcattgattacacccattaataaaaaataataaaaacaaaagtcttcAAAGGACACTCCCAGCAGCGGTAATGGTTAGCAGTCTGGCTGTAAAGATGTCTCAGAGTCTCAGAAAAGAGATGTCGTAGGAAGACGAGTGTCTCTGGgcgacccgccccccccctttacCTCTTATCTCACGGATCAAGTGTTCCTTCAGGACTCCATACCGATACGGAGACCACCCACCGGCAGTCCGCTTGAGGAAGACGTCTTCTCAACCACCTCAGGTAAAGCGTGCACGGTTCCTAAACGAATCCTTCTGCAGCGGCTGATTTAAATCCTTCGCCGGCGCTGACCCTCGCGTGTCCCGTTGTGCATTTTGAGGAGTCCTCCGCCGTGCAAGCGGCGTCAAACCTGCGACAAACCCGTGTTGATGTTTTAAAAGACGGCTGAGTGACGTCGTATCGGGGTTCTGTCTAACACGTGGCTGCGCCTCTGATTTCAGGGTCCTGTTGGCCCCGAAGAGATCCATCTGCCGGTCGTCACCTTCGTCAACCGTCACCATGAGCAACCGAGGAGACGACTGCTACTTCTTCTACTATTCTACCTGCACCAAAGTAAGCGAGGTTGGAACTCGCAGTCACATTTGCGTGCAGCTCGACCAGCTGAAGCGTCGGGCGTGTCGCGGGAAGCGTCCCACAGTGTCCCGTTTGCCGCGCAGGGAGACGGCTGCCCGTTCCGACACTGCGAAGCGGCCATGGGCTCCGAGGCAGTCTGCAACCTGTGGGAGGAGGGACGCTGCTTCCGCACCACCTGCAAGTTCCGTCACATGGCGATCACGGTGAGCAGGACCGAAACGCCGGTTCTAGAGGAACGCTGAAACCGCATCTCCTTCAAGCTTTGCCCTTTCGAGGCTGCGCGTGCCTCGAGCGGCCATTACCGAAGGGTAGAAAAAGTCTTTCTGGcaacccacccccccccccgagccgggAGCTCCACTCCCGCCTCTGGACGTGCCCGGAAGAAACACCCGATGTGCCGTCAAAGCAGCCGTAAGACCGGCTAGCAAAGCGGCGCGTCCAAGTAGTGAGCGCGGCTGTCTTTCATCCAAACAGAAGAGGCGAAAGGAGATCCTGTGTTACTGGGAGAGCCAGGCGGACGGCTGCCAGAAGCCACACTGTGCCTTCTTCCACGAAAGGCCCCGCTGCATCGAGGGCTTGTACGTCCCGGCCGATAAAACCAGTAAGGCGGTTCGTCGTTGTTTAATTAACCCTTTAAGTTCAAACGCCGAAGGTTTGTGACTTTGACAAACAACGTCTACGTAACTCCTCAGGTCAAAGCCAAAATACGGAACAGCCGAGCGAGGAACCGGCTCCCGCAACAaccaccccccctctc is from Brachionichthys hirsutus isolate HB-005 chromosome 8, CSIRO-AGI_Bhir_v1, whole genome shotgun sequence and encodes:
- the sypl2a gene encoding synaptophysin-like protein 2a codes for the protein MDAAKRMTSGFTLDLGPLKEPIGFIRVLEWVFSIFAFATAGGYSGSTTFSVSCTAGEKTVHADFGYPFRLQSKPYQVPSCNGSATSPAFLQGDFSSSAEFFVCVGVFGFLYCTATLVLYLGYQNVYRQTSRGPIIDLVLTAVFAFLWLVSSSAWAKGLTDVKNATDPEFVAHACGGTCKPGDFPHMGRLNASVIFGFLNLILWAGNCWFIYKETPFHKDPVPPPPMDEGGAPGP